The genome window GATCTAGGACTGTGTAGCCACGGACGATGCCGCGCTGATCAATCGTGTCTTGAAGATAGTGAATGAATTCCTGTAAGTGCAGAAGCAAGCATGCCACTTAGTAAATGGATACGCCTTTTCGGAAGTGAATTATACTAACATTTCGTGTGCCCGTCAATTCTCCCTCTTCCGTGACTGGGCTAGTGCCTGCAATCATAATCACGGGAATTCGCGCCCGTGAAACATTGTGTATAGCGCCAGCCATAGCCAGAGTACCGGCATCGACATGGACTAGCACGGCCTGCATACGACCTGTGGCTTGGAAGAAGCCCTGGGCTGCGCTAAGGCCCACGAACTCATTGGGCGCTGTAAATACTTGCAAGCTTCCTTGTGTCCCTTCCGTTTGGCGCTTGCTGATAGCTTCCACGAATGCCGGATGGTCACTGCCGATGTTGACGTATAAATGAGTAACTCCAGCGctctcaagagcttcaagaatGGCCGTTGCTGTCGTGTAGTCGCTCATTGTCTTTGCGTCAAGTCAAGTAAACCAACTGATCAACTTAGGGTAATAATACGCTTTCACGTGAGATGGCCTGTCTGCATCGGTCAACACACATATATATACAAATACGTATACCTACTTGCGACCCATGTAGGCCATAATGGAAACAAAATGGCTGGTATGCTACGCATGTGCCTCACAAAGGCCAATGAGCCGATAGCTCGCTTCTACCGGAATTCCAGCCAGTCAAGCAACCACGGACCATAAGTTCGTCCAGTTCCCCGTAATCCGGAAATTCCGAGCCCAAGAACCACGATAGAGACACGCGTCAAGTGAACGATGGCCAGAGTCCAGGTAAGCCTCTACATTATGTTGACTAGTGTGGTGTTGGATTGCGGGGGCTCGGTTACAGCGGCAAGCTACGAACGATGCCAGGCGGACTAGTCAGGCGATTTCggcttaataataaggagCGACAAGAAAAGCAAACCTGTCTGGTTTCGGAGAATCCGAGGAATTAGTGATCTGTTCCCCATAGACCTGTAAGCCAAGCTGTAAAGAGACCAGCTTATGAACAGTTTAATTCTTTACTTCTACTTGAAAACTTATTAAGAactaaggaatataaagataaattaataatagagGATTAGGTTCTGCTTGTTCCTTTATGATgtcttactaattatatgcTTAGCTAGCTGTAAAAAGCAGTTAGGTAAGAGAAACTTAGAATCTAGATAGGAAAGAAGCCGCCCTTTGCACTAATTGTTACCACTCGATCCTCAGTGAATTCATTGATGCATGCCGAGCCCCCAAAACGGCCATAGCCAGAAGCCTTTTGCCCTCCAAGTGGGAGATGAGGCTCATCTAAGTCAGGAATTGTCAGTACTTTAGGCTTTCTTGAATCGAGTCTTTATAGACTCACCATGAACGGTTGCTCCGTTGATGTGGCAGGATCCGCTGCGGATCCTGCGGCCAACTGCCAAAGCCTCGGAGATATTCTCACTGAAGACAGAACAAACGAGACCATACTCTGTGTCATTAGCAAGATCAATAGCCTCTTGGGCTGTTTCAAACTCAAAAAGTGACACCATGGGCCCAAAAGATTCCTGGTAGTAGACATCCATCCCTTTGCTTACGCCCTCAAGCACGATGGGTTGGACGACTGCACCTTCAAACCCGGGTTTGCCGCCTCGCACTTTGGCACCCTTAGAGAGTGCATCTGTAACCAACTTCTCGAAACGGGTTCCGGCTGTCGGGCTGATCAGAGAGCCAAGGGTCGCGGTGCCATCTTTGGATGGGTCAGCAGCACGCATTGAGTTGATCTATGACATTACGGGTCAGCTAGGTAGACATCACATTCAGAGCTGCTATCACTGACCTTGATAGCGAAAAGTTCTGAAAACTTTGCAAATATCGATTTGTGCACAATGATTCGTTCAGTAGacctaaaattaaaagcaagtctgaGTACAGCgtttgaggagaggaggaggctcgTTTTTTGTTCTCTTACATGCAAATTTGGCCTTGGTGTTGCATTGCACCAAAGGCGGCTGCTCGTACAGCTTCTTCCAGATTTGCGTCTTTCAAAATCACCATCGGTGCCTTGCCTCCGAGCTGCCAGGAATCAAAGCATTAGATTCCGTTCTGGAACAGAAACCAGTATTGTTAACTCACTTCGAGAATGGCAGGTTTCAGATATCTTGCGCACACAGTAGCAATCATTCGACCAACGGCTGTTGAGCCAGTGAAGTTGACGCGTTGAACAGCTGAGTGGCCGATCATAGTCTCCGTGACCGATGGCGCCACGTTGCGTGGACAACATATGTAGTTCAGGACACCGTCAGGCAGCCCCGCTTCCAAAAAAGCATCTACTATAAGATATTGCGTGTATGGGCTAGCTTCAGATGCTTTCAGCACCGCTGTATTGCCACAGACAATCGGGATCACGAAAGCTCGCGTTCCTAGAATCTAGGTGGCTCTAGTCAGAATACCATCATGACACATATTGATTTACTCACAATCGGAGCATTCCAAGGTGCGATTCCTAGAACCACACCGCACGGCTCTTTGAATATCATGGCAGTAGTTCCTGAATTTGAACCCGGGCTCAGAACATGATCTCAACAAGCGGAATAGATCACTGGCAGCCTTGGAATAATGGGAGACACACCTCTGCTGTTACTTTGCAAAAGCTCGCCTTTAATTTGCGTTGCCATCGCAGCAGCCTCGTGGATGAGCTGAACGCAGGTTTCGATATTGAATGATGCCCAGCTCTTTTTGGCGCCTGTCTCCTGCACCATTGCCGCAGCGATCTCGTCACTGCGCTCTCTGATAATATCGGCGGCCTTGAGCATGATTGTACGTCTCTCAAGTGGAGTACTGTCCCGCCATGTCTCAAAGGCCACTTCGGCGGCTTTGACTGCTTCGAGGGCATCGCTCTCATCTGCAGAAGGAGCTAAATGAATTTCTCTCTGGCTGATTGGGTCAAGAACAGGAAATGAGCGCGGCACAGGCGTCCTCTGTCcattaataataaggccaAATTTGGTATTGTTACTACCGTGATTCATCTCGATGTCTTCTGGCATGGTTTAAAGGCTGGGCGAAATAGATTCTAGACTGTAAAGAACAGTGGTCTTTATCCCTAGAAGTCGACgtaaaggtaaataaagaTTGTGACTACGGCCAATGGTCACACAGGCAtcaatataaaaaaagataacgAGGAAACCTACTCCGCTTAACATAGCTACAAGGCTCTAGACGTGGAAGAGAGTCAGGTCGGGATTTCCGAAAACCTTTGTGGCCCGGCTCACTATCGAGGTAAGTTAAGTGGCACCCTACGCGGATA of Fusarium musae strain F31 chromosome 5, whole genome shotgun sequence contains these proteins:
- a CDS encoding hypothetical protein (EggNog:ENOG41~SMCOG1017:aldehyde dehydrogenase~antiSMASH:Cluster_5.7), with the protein product MPEDIEMNHGSNNTKFGLIINGQRTPVPRSFPVLDPISQREIHLAPSADESDALEAVKAAEVAFETWRDSTPLERRTIMLKAADIIRERSDEIAAAMVQETGAKKSWASFNIETCVQLIHEAAAMATQIKGELLQSNSRVDAFLEAGLPDGVLNYICCPRNVAPSVTETMIGHSAVQRVNFTGSTAVGRMIATVCARYLKPAILELGGKAPMVILKDANLEEAVRAAAFGAMQHQGQICMSTERIIVHKSIFAKFSELFAIKINSMRAADPSKDGTATLGSLISPTAGTRFEKLVTDALSKGAKVRGGKPGFEGAVVQPIVLEGVSKGMDVYYQESFGPMVSLFEFETAQEAIDLANDTEYGLVCSVFSENISEALAVGRRIRSGSCHINGATVHGESIKTRFKKA